One Nostoc sp. CENA543 genomic window, CAATTAAACAAGCTAGGGGTAAACAAGCCTGCCAACTAGGAGATAGTCGCTTAATTAAACTGAATAAATCGGTTTTGGATTTAAAATGCAGGCTTTTGGCGGAATTCCTGGTAGAAAATCGCCTATTTTTTATTTTTGATTTATGTTTGTACATGGGTTAAAACAATGCCCTCCCAACTATCCTTGATAGCTATAAACAGATTGAGCCAACAGATTCCTTGCTCACTGCAAATCAGTGGTTCTGATGTTTTTTTCAGACCTTTTAACTGGTCAATCAAAAACTCAAAATAATTTATCTAGAAGTTTAGAGAACTAATGACACTTTTGTAAATATTTTTGCAAATATCCTTAAAAATTTATGATGTAGTTTCTGCAACAGTCAAGTATTCTTCATTCAATCTTTAATCATGAAAAATACCATTAGATGCGGCGATCGCTTGATTTTGTCAAGTTAATCTTCATCGGATATGAAAACAGAAATTCATCATCAATTTGTGCCACACCTTACTACTATTGGTTTACTTTTGTCAATGAATTAGTCTCATTACTTTATTCATTCTCAAAAGAGCTAACATCTGAGCTTTTGGGATAGTGTTTTTTATCTTCTGACAACTTCTCCACTGGATAAATATCAGGACAAACTGATGCACCATGTTCATGAACATCAATTCCCAGGCGATCGCCTTCTGAATTAACCCGTAAGTGTCCCAAGGCTTTGAGAGAGCCGAACATCAAAAAGCTAAAAGCAACTGTAAAGACTGCGATCGCTACTACCCCTAAAAGTTGTATCCCTAATAGTTCAATCCCACCCCCTAACAATAAGCCTGCTTTTTTATTCAAAGTTAGTTCCGGCTGTCCTAAAAAACCCACAGCGAGAGTTCCCATCATGCCGTTAATTCCATGTACGGAAAAGGCAGAAACAGGATCATCAATTTGCAGTGACTCAATTAGATCAATCCCCTGCACTAACAAAATGCCAGATGTTAACCCAATCAATACCGCCGCCCAGGGTGCAACATAAGCACAAGCAGCTGTAATCGCTACTAAGCCACTTAACGCACCATTTAGGCAATACTCTAAATGCCATTTTTGAGTACGGATGTACTGATAAATCATGGCTGTGAGTGCGCCTGCACCACCAGCCAGTGTAGTGTTGACTGTCACTAAGCCAATTAATCCTGTGTTACTTGTACCCAGGGTTGAACCAGGGTTAAAGCCATACCAGCCAAACCACAAAATCATTGTTCCCAAGGTTGCTAACCCCAGGTTATGGGCTGGTGGTGGTGATCCCCAAGCTGAACGTCCAGGACGTGGCCCCAACAAATATGCCCCAACTAAAGCCGTCCAACCTCCCACGCAATGCACAACAGAACTACCAGCAAAGTCATGATAGCTGAGTTTAGATAACCACCCATTCACATTCCAAGCCCAATGGACAATCATGGGATAACTAAATGCTCCCATGACAGCACTGTAAATTAAGTTGCCAATGAAGTCAGTTCTACCCAACATCGCACCGGTAGTGATAGTGCTGGCAGTTGCAGCAAAAGCAAACTGGAAGAAGAACAAAGTATAGTTATTGATTAGAGCCTTAGAGCCAGGCACACCCATCGGATAAACACCATCACTATTAGGAATTTGGCTCAAAAAGAAAGTGTCTATACCTAACAAACCCCCGACACTCGTACCGTAGGCAATACCAAATCCTATTGCCCACCAAACCAAGATAGTGACAGCTGCATCAATAAAGTTTTCTACCAGGGCGTTAACTACACCTCTTTGTCGAGAAAAACCAGCTTCCAACATAGCAAAGCCAGCTTGCATAAAGAATACTAAGAATCCCGTAATGAGTACCCAGATAGTGTCTATCGAGAATCTTAAGGCCTCGATTTTTTCTCCCCCAGAGGATAAATTAGCACTATCTGTTGCTTGCACAACGGTAGGGGCAAAGATTGCCAAGATCATTGAACCGATCGCTAACACGATGATGCGTTGCCAAGGTCGAATACGCTTATTCATTAGCTCAATATTTTTCCTGCTTGAAAAGCGATGATTGATCATGGTAGCAGACTGATCAAAACTCTTTGATTTTGATCAGCAAATCTAGCGATCTAGTTTTCCCTAACACTGCATCTATTTTTTGCTCTTCTCCACTCCATTTCTTTGATAGAACACAGAACAGACAGCAGCTAAAATCTACTGCATATGATTTCTTCTTGAATAAATTGCATTTTATAGTGTTTTAATTACAACATTAGTTCTGTATTCTAAAATACATTTTTATTATTTTTTCAGAGAATTTAACTAAAAATTAAGCCCAGTCTATGAAAGAAATACCTTACTGCGAGCGCGATTCAGTCATATCCACAGGTCACTCATCCAAATTCTATGAAATTAAAATACAAAATATTAAGAATATTAAATGATGATTCGCCAAGTGCTGGTGATTAGCAACTAGATTATAGCTAAGTGTATAAGACTACACTTAGCTATAATCTAGGATCATTTATGCAC contains:
- a CDS encoding ammonium transporter, producing MNKRIRPWQRIIVLAIGSMILAIFAPTVVQATDSANLSSGGEKIEALRFSIDTIWVLITGFLVFFMQAGFAMLEAGFSRQRGVVNALVENFIDAAVTILVWWAIGFGIAYGTSVGGLLGIDTFFLSQIPNSDGVYPMGVPGSKALINNYTLFFFQFAFAATASTITTGAMLGRTDFIGNLIYSAVMGAFSYPMIVHWAWNVNGWLSKLSYHDFAGSSVVHCVGGWTALVGAYLLGPRPGRSAWGSPPPAHNLGLATLGTMILWFGWYGFNPGSTLGTSNTGLIGLVTVNTTLAGGAGALTAMIYQYIRTQKWHLEYCLNGALSGLVAITAACAYVAPWAAVLIGLTSGILLVQGIDLIESLQIDDPVSAFSVHGINGMMGTLAVGFLGQPELTLNKKAGLLLGGGIELLGIQLLGVVAIAVFTVAFSFLMFGSLKALGHLRVNSEGDRLGIDVHEHGASVCPDIYPVEKLSEDKKHYPKSSDVSSFENE